Proteins from a genomic interval of Polaribacter sp. Q13:
- a CDS encoding heavy metal-associated domain-containing protein: protein MKIKKILFSFLLACFVLIGCKSEAKKEVLPVNKQSVSLAISGMTCEIGCAKTIQSKLSKKEGVIDAKVIFTDSIANIQFDANTTSKEDLASFVSGIAGGELYKASISSKE from the coding sequence ATGAAAATTAAAAAAATATTATTTTCTTTTCTACTTGCTTGTTTCGTTTTAATTGGCTGTAAAAGTGAAGCAAAAAAAGAAGTACTTCCTGTTAACAAACAAAGTGTTTCTTTAGCAATTTCTGGAATGACCTGCGAAATTGGTTGTGCAAAAACTATTCAATCTAAATTATCTAAAAAAGAAGGTGTTATAGATGCTAAAGTAATTTTTACAGATAGTATTGCCAATATTCAGTTTGATGCAAACACCACTTCTAAAGAAGATTTAGCTTCTTTTGTTAGCGGAATTGCTGGTGGAGAACTTTACAAAGCCTCTATCTCATCAAAAGAATAA
- a CDS encoding DMT family transporter, protein MNNQQQKWFYLIILSIVWGSSFILMKKALLGVTPIQLGALRMIFTAIFLLSFAFPSIKKIKKRHWKYIAYTALVGTFIPGFLFAFAITSIDSAIVSILNSFTPFNTLIFGAIVFGFAFRKAQLYGILIGLIGTLILILEGADVNPNQNYWYAFLIIIASVGYAFNANMVKKYLYDLDALAITTGNFLLLIIPATFVLSFTDFFNTFDTDNEVLMHSLGYLAVLSVVGTAIAKTIYNKLVHISSPVFSSSVTYLIPIVAILWGMLDGEKLSFIQLIGGVIILLGVYFVNKTK, encoded by the coding sequence ATGAATAATCAGCAACAAAAATGGTTTTACCTTATTATTTTATCAATAGTTTGGGGTAGTTCATTTATCTTAATGAAGAAAGCTCTTTTAGGGGTAACTCCTATTCAATTAGGAGCGTTAAGAATGATTTTTACGGCTATATTTTTACTTTCTTTCGCTTTTCCATCCATAAAAAAAATAAAGAAAAGACATTGGAAATATATTGCATACACAGCACTTGTAGGTACATTTATACCCGGTTTTCTATTTGCTTTTGCAATTACCAGTATAGATAGTGCTATTGTGTCTATTCTAAATTCTTTTACACCTTTTAATACTTTAATTTTTGGAGCAATTGTTTTTGGTTTTGCTTTTAGAAAAGCTCAGTTGTATGGAATTTTGATTGGTTTAATAGGTACTCTAATTTTAATATTAGAAGGAGCAGATGTAAACCCAAATCAAAATTATTGGTATGCTTTCTTAATTATAATTGCTTCTGTTGGGTATGCTTTTAATGCCAATATGGTTAAAAAATATTTGTATGACTTGGATGCATTGGCAATAACAACCGGTAATTTTTTATTATTGATTATTCCTGCAACCTTTGTTTTAAGTTTTACAGATTTTTTTAATACGTTTGATACAGATAATGAGGTTCTCATGCATTCATTGGGTTATTTAGCTGTTTTATCTGTTGTTGGTACGGCTATTGCAAAAACAATTTATAATAAGTTAGTTCATATTTCTTCTCCAGTTTTTTCATCATCAGTAACTTATTTAATTCCTATTGTGGCTATTTTATGGGGAATGTTAGATGGTGAAAAGTTAAGTTTCATTCAGCTTATTGGAGGTGTAATTATACTTTTAGGTGTATACTTTGTAAATAAGACAAAGTAG
- the rplU gene encoding 50S ribosomal protein L21, protein MYAIVEMAGQQFKVAKDQKVYVHRLQGEVGSKVTFDNVLLLDEKGNVTIGAPAIEGASVTAQILSHLKGDKVIVFKKKRRKGYIKKNGHRQFLSEILIESIAASGSKKAAPKKEAAPKAKAAPKKSAKADDLKKIEGAGPKAAEALVNAGLDTFAKVAKADPAKLSEILTEASSRLSHLVTTTWPKQAGLAAEGKWDELKELQDRLDGGIEK, encoded by the coding sequence ATGTACGCAATCGTAGAGATGGCAGGGCAGCAGTTTAAAGTTGCAAAAGACCAAAAAGTTTACGTTCACCGTTTACAAGGAGAAGTAGGATCAAAAGTTACTTTTGATAATGTACTTTTACTTGATGAAAAAGGTAATGTAACTATTGGCGCCCCAGCTATAGAAGGAGCTTCAGTAACAGCTCAAATTTTAAGTCACTTAAAAGGTGATAAAGTAATCGTTTTCAAGAAGAAAAGAAGAAAAGGTTACATTAAGAAAAACGGACACAGACAATTTTTAAGCGAGATTCTTATTGAATCTATTGCTGCTTCTGGTTCTAAAAAAGCTGCTCCTAAAAAAGAAGCTGCTCCAAAAGCAAAAGCTGCTCCAAAGAAATCTGCTAAAGCAGACGACTTAAAGAAAATTGAAGGTGCAGGACCTAAAGCTGCAGAAGCTTTAGTAAATGCAGGTTTAGATACTTTTGCAAAAGTAGCAAAAGCAGATCCAGCAAAATTGAGTGAAATCTTAACTGAAGCAAGTTCTAGATTATCTCATTTAGTAACAACTACTTGGCCTAAACAAGCTGGTTTAGCTGCAGAAGGTAAGTGGGATGAATTAAAAGAATTACAAGATAGATTAGACGGAGGTATTGAAAAATAA
- the rpmA gene encoding 50S ribosomal protein L27 produces MAHKKGVGSSKNGRESESKRLGVKIFGGQAAIAGNIIVRQRGTTHNPGENVYMGKDHTLHAKVDGVVEFRKKKDNRSYVSITPFEA; encoded by the coding sequence ATGGCACATAAAAAAGGTGTAGGTAGTTCGAAGAATGGTAGAGAATCAGAATCGAAACGACTAGGAGTAAAAATATTTGGAGGACAAGCTGCAATTGCAGGTAACATTATTGTTCGTCAAAGAGGAACAACTCACAATCCAGGAGAAAACGTTTACATGGGTAAAGATCATACTTTACATGCAAAGGTTGACGGTGTTGTAGAATTCCGTAAGAAAAAAGATAATAGATCATATGTATCTATTACTCCATTTGAAGCTTAA
- a CDS encoding 3-deoxy-D-manno-octulosonic acid transferase, with protein sequence MKFLYDLVVFKAIFLLPIVALFNKKIKLFIDGRKETFSKIASLKNENTIWFHAASLGEFEQARPIIEEIKKEYPTYKILVTFFSPSGYEIRKDYNLADVICYLPLDSKSNARKFVEIVNPKLAVFIKYEFWPNLLGELKSKEIPTILVSGILREKQLFFKSYGGFMRDSLQAFHYFFVQDENSKKLLNSINFKNVTIAGDTRFDRVSKILEQDNSLDFINQFKNNKYTVVAGSTWQEDETLLVNYINNKASEDEKFIIAPHNIKNDAILELQKSINKKTVLFSAKADKNLAEYQVFIIDTIGILTKIYAGADLAYVGGGLKTGLHNILEPATFGIPVIIGDKFDKFKEAVDLVKIGGCISIKNQEEFTSNFISLKNDENFRKLTGVINKRYIQDHLGATKLIMNYLKDKI encoded by the coding sequence ATGAAATTTTTATATGATCTTGTTGTTTTTAAAGCAATTTTTCTTTTACCAATTGTAGCTCTTTTTAATAAAAAAATAAAACTTTTTATTGATGGAAGAAAAGAAACGTTTTCTAAAATAGCTTCCTTAAAAAACGAAAATACAATTTGGTTTCATGCTGCTTCTTTAGGGGAGTTTGAGCAGGCAAGACCAATTATCGAAGAAATTAAAAAAGAGTACCCAACTTATAAAATTTTAGTCACTTTTTTTTCCCCTTCTGGGTATGAAATTAGAAAAGACTATAATTTAGCAGATGTTATTTGTTATTTGCCTTTAGATTCTAAATCGAATGCAAGAAAATTTGTAGAAATTGTAAACCCAAAGCTAGCAGTTTTTATTAAATATGAATTTTGGCCAAATCTTTTAGGTGAATTAAAATCAAAAGAAATTCCTACTATTTTAGTTTCTGGTATTTTAAGAGAGAAGCAACTTTTCTTTAAAAGTTATGGCGGTTTTATGAGAGATTCATTACAGGCCTTTCATTACTTTTTTGTGCAAGATGAAAATTCTAAAAAATTATTGAATTCAATTAATTTTAAGAACGTTACCATTGCAGGAGATACTCGTTTTGATAGAGTTTCTAAAATACTAGAACAAGATAATTCGTTAGATTTTATCAATCAATTTAAAAACAATAAATATACAGTTGTAGCGGGAAGTACTTGGCAAGAAGATGAAACGTTATTGGTAAATTACATTAATAATAAAGCATCTGAAGATGAAAAATTTATTATTGCGCCTCATAATATTAAGAATGATGCAATTTTAGAATTACAGAAATCGATAAACAAAAAAACTGTTTTATTTTCCGCAAAAGCGGATAAAAACCTAGCTGAATACCAGGTTTTTATTATTGATACGATTGGTATTTTAACCAAAATTTATGCTGGGGCAGATTTGGCGTATGTTGGTGGAGGTTTAAAAACAGGTTTACATAATATTTTAGAACCTGCAACTTTCGGAATTCCTGTTATTATTGGTGATAAGTTCGACAAATTTAAAGAAGCTGTAGATTTAGTGAAAATTGGAGGTTGTATTTCAATCAAAAATCAAGAAGAATTTACATCAAATTTTATCAGTTTAAAAAATGATGAAAACTTTAGGAAATTAACAGGAGTCATTAATAAAAGATATATTCAAGATCATCTTGGAGCTACAAAATTAATTATGAATTATTTAAAAGATAAAATTTAA
- a CDS encoding YeeE/YedE family protein gives MNFILQPWAWYVGGPLIAISLLLYFYFGKNFGASKNFETLCTLAGADKFSDYFKKDWKDRDFALMFVVGLIIGGFISAKYLIPNQDIDLNPKTVKELTDLGFANIGNQYFPDEIFGAESFLSIKGFLILLVSGILVGFGTRYAGGCTSGHAITGLSSLQLPSLLSVIGFFIGGIIATWVIIPILF, from the coding sequence ATGAATTTTATATTACAACCTTGGGCTTGGTATGTGGGAGGCCCACTTATAGCTATTTCGCTATTATTATATTTTTATTTTGGTAAAAACTTTGGCGCTTCAAAAAATTTTGAAACGCTTTGTACTTTGGCAGGTGCCGATAAGTTTTCCGATTATTTTAAGAAAGATTGGAAAGATAGAGATTTTGCATTGATGTTTGTAGTTGGGTTAATTATTGGAGGTTTTATTTCTGCAAAGTATTTAATTCCCAATCAAGATATAGATTTGAACCCGAAAACGGTTAAAGAATTAACAGATTTAGGGTTTGCCAATATTGGAAATCAATATTTTCCAGATGAGATTTTTGGAGCCGAATCCTTTTTATCCATTAAAGGTTTTTTAATTTTACTAGTTTCAGGAATTCTAGTTGGTTTTGGAACTCGTTATGCTGGTGGTTGTACTTCTGGACATGCAATTACAGGTTTAAGTAGTTTGCAATTACCGTCTTTATTGTCTGTAATAGGCTTTTTTATTGGTGGTATTATTGCTACTTGGGTTATAATTCCAATTTTATTTTAG
- a CDS encoding YeeE/YedE thiosulfate transporter family protein, whose amino-acid sequence MKNIKFLVLGIFFAIVLSKSQAISWYRFYEMFKFQSFHMYGIIGGAVVISAIFMQLFKKGVIKDIDGNKIVPEKKKKGVISTLLGGTFFGLGWGISGACAAPIFVILGFKLVPAIILLVGALLGTFIYGILSKKLPN is encoded by the coding sequence ATGAAAAATATTAAATTTTTAGTATTAGGAATCTTTTTTGCTATTGTTCTTAGTAAATCACAGGCCATTTCTTGGTATCGTTTTTACGAAATGTTTAAGTTTCAATCTTTTCATATGTATGGAATTATTGGGGGCGCAGTTGTTATCTCTGCAATATTTATGCAATTGTTTAAAAAAGGAGTTATAAAAGATATTGATGGTAATAAAATTGTTCCAGAGAAAAAGAAAAAAGGGGTTATAAGTACTCTTTTAGGAGGAACATTTTTTGGTTTAGGTTGGGGGATTTCTGGGGCTTGTGCAGCACCAATTTTTGTGATTCTTGGGTTTAAATTAGTACCGGCAATTATTTTATTAGTTGGTGCACTTTTAGGAACATTTATCTACGGAATTTTAAGTAAAAAATTACCTAATTAA
- the moaA gene encoding GTP 3',8-cyclase MoaA, which translates to MSKLVDNFGRQMEYVRLAVTDRCNLRCQYCMPAHGIDIVPRQELLTFKEMYRLIRVLTELGVNKVRLTGGEPFVRKDFVGFLEMLSYNDLLEAINITTNGALISHHIDKIEKLKKVKNINLSIDSLDREKFAKITRRDVYPEVYKTFKLLEKSSLNLKLNVVVQSGFNTDEIVDFVRLTKDKNVAVRFIEEMPFNGKGQRDMKENWTFNKILNEVKTEFDVKEIQSEKSSTSRNYKVDNHLGTFGIIPAFTRTICNDCNRIRITSTGTFKNCLFDDGVFNLRDFIRKGASNDDLKELFLGLVKQKPENGFIAEANRKDGGASESMSTIGG; encoded by the coding sequence ATGAGCAAACTCGTAGACAATTTTGGACGTCAAATGGAATACGTAAGATTGGCAGTAACTGATCGTTGTAATTTGCGTTGCCAATATTGTATGCCCGCTCATGGAATAGATATTGTTCCTAGGCAAGAACTACTTACTTTTAAAGAAATGTATCGCTTAATTAGGGTGTTAACAGAATTGGGTGTTAATAAAGTCCGTTTAACTGGTGGAGAACCTTTTGTTCGTAAAGATTTTGTTGGTTTTTTAGAAATGTTGTCTTATAACGATTTGTTAGAAGCAATTAATATTACTACAAATGGAGCTTTAATTTCTCATCATATTGATAAAATTGAAAAGCTAAAAAAAGTAAAAAACATCAATTTAAGTATTGATAGTTTAGATAGAGAAAAGTTTGCCAAAATTACAAGAAGAGATGTATATCCGGAGGTTTATAAAACCTTTAAGTTACTTGAAAAAAGTAGTTTGAATTTAAAACTGAATGTAGTAGTGCAATCTGGTTTTAATACGGATGAAATTGTAGATTTTGTAAGATTGACAAAAGACAAAAATGTTGCGGTTCGTTTTATTGAAGAAATGCCTTTTAACGGAAAAGGACAACGCGATATGAAAGAAAATTGGACTTTCAATAAGATTTTAAATGAAGTAAAAACGGAGTTTGATGTAAAGGAAATCCAATCAGAAAAATCATCAACTTCTAGAAATTATAAAGTAGACAACCATTTAGGAACTTTTGGGATTATTCCTGCATTTACCAGAACTATTTGTAATGATTGTAATAGAATAAGAATAACATCAACAGGAACATTTAAAAATTGTTTGTTTGATGATGGTGTTTTTAATTTAAGAGATTTTATAAGGAAAGGAGCTTCTAATGACGATTTAAAAGAACTGTTTTTAGGTTTGGTAAAACAGAAGCCTGAAAATGGTTTTATAGCAGAAGCGAATAGAAAGGATGGTGGTGCTTCAGAAAGTATGAGTACCATTGGAGGATAG
- a CDS encoding molybdopterin molybdotransferase MoeA, translating into MISVKEALQTILNSTQNFELEEIPFIKSVGRILKETIVADRDFPPFNRVSMDGIAIDFLQFKNGQRDFKIEGIQAAGSKQITLQNSENCIEVMTGAVLPNNVNTVIRYEDVEIKNGKARVNIETVCDRQNVHAKGKDGKVGDVLITKNTIISAAEIGVLATVGKSTVKVAKQPKVMIVSTGDELVGVDEIPLEHQIRRSNVFTLVSLLERLNIPSETAHIADDKPILKSKIESYLQEYDVLLFSGAVSKGKYDFLPEVFDELGVEKLFHKVAQRPGKPFFYGKTDICNVFGFPGNPISTFVNCLAYFYPWYYKSIGIKMEAETAILNADVSFKPNLTYFLQVKLSSKFGHLIATPINGNGSGDLASLVKTDAFIQLPNDKIAFKKGEVFPVLKYR; encoded by the coding sequence ATGATTTCAGTAAAAGAAGCTTTACAAACCATTTTAAATTCAACGCAAAATTTTGAATTGGAAGAAATTCCGTTTATAAAATCTGTAGGTAGAATTTTAAAAGAAACTATTGTTGCAGACAGAGATTTTCCACCATTTAATAGAGTTTCTATGGATGGAATTGCAATTGATTTTTTACAATTTAAAAACGGACAACGAGATTTTAAAATAGAAGGAATTCAAGCTGCAGGGAGTAAACAAATTACACTTCAAAATTCTGAAAATTGCATTGAAGTAATGACAGGAGCGGTTTTACCTAATAATGTAAATACGGTTATTAGATATGAAGATGTAGAAATTAAAAATGGAAAAGCAAGAGTGAATATAGAAACGGTCTGCGACCGTCAAAATGTGCATGCAAAAGGAAAAGATGGAAAAGTTGGAGATGTGTTGATTACAAAAAATACAATAATTTCTGCTGCAGAAATTGGTGTATTAGCAACGGTTGGTAAATCGACAGTAAAAGTTGCAAAACAACCCAAAGTAATGATTGTTTCTACAGGTGATGAATTGGTAGGTGTTGATGAGATTCCGCTCGAACATCAAATTAGAAGAAGCAACGTGTTTACATTAGTGTCTTTGTTAGAAAGATTGAATATTCCTTCAGAAACAGCTCATATTGCAGATGATAAACCTATTTTAAAGTCGAAAATAGAAAGTTACTTACAAGAATATGATGTATTGCTTTTTAGTGGAGCCGTCAGTAAAGGGAAATATGATTTTTTACCTGAAGTTTTTGATGAATTAGGCGTAGAAAAACTGTTTCATAAAGTTGCTCAAAGACCAGGGAAACCTTTCTTTTATGGTAAAACGGATATCTGTAATGTCTTCGGGTTTCCTGGGAATCCAATTTCTACTTTTGTAAATTGTTTGGCGTATTTTTATCCTTGGTATTATAAATCTATAGGAATAAAGATGGAAGCTGAAACAGCAATATTAAATGCTGATGTTTCTTTTAAACCTAATTTAACGTACTTTTTACAAGTAAAATTAAGTTCGAAGTTTGGGCATTTAATTGCCACTCCAATTAATGGAAATGGTTCTGGAGACTTAGCAAGTTTGGTAAAAACAGATGCTTTTATTCAATTACCAAATGATAAAATAGCGTTTAAAAAAGGGGAAGTTTTTCCGGTTTTAAAGTATAGGTAA
- the moaC gene encoding cyclic pyranopterin monophosphate synthase MoaC: protein MSDFTHINKKGNPKMVNVSDKKITKRTAIAKATMFLGKEVIAHFTNDELFTKKGPVFQTAIIAGIQGVKKTSELIPMCHPLLINGVNIDINIIDSESVEVLCEVTITGKTGVEMEALTGANITCLTIYDMCKSISQKMVIKEVKLLEKTGGKSDIKSPS, encoded by the coding sequence ATGAGTGATTTTACCCACATAAACAAAAAAGGAAATCCTAAAATGGTAAATGTTTCTGATAAGAAAATTACCAAAAGAACGGCAATTGCAAAAGCAACGATGTTTTTAGGAAAAGAAGTCATTGCTCATTTTACAAATGATGAGTTATTTACTAAAAAAGGACCTGTTTTTCAAACGGCAATTATTGCCGGAATTCAAGGAGTAAAAAAAACATCAGAATTAATACCAATGTGCCATCCGCTATTGATTAATGGGGTAAATATTGATATCAATATTATAGATTCAGAAAGTGTTGAAGTTCTTTGTGAAGTTACAATTACAGGTAAAACCGGTGTAGAAATGGAAGCTTTAACAGGTGCAAATATTACGTGTTTAACCATTTATGATATGTGTAAAAGCATCAGTCAGAAAATGGTAATTAAAGAAGTAAAGTTATTAGAAAAAACAGGTGGTAAGTCTGATATTAAAAGCCCTTCTTAA
- a CDS encoding NTP transferase domain-containing protein, translated as MKKHSKHTNLERRDNDNFAPNEIAILGTNCGNISDLVHKVSQNLSNYKLAYFDASHAKDVAKNKLSEYVFHHEGNLQITTSGNINKFQQRLDFAPFDYVFINGNHYQGAKQILILDEAKEASVLKRLEQLDRIQFVIKLNSESKYFDFLEDKYPQIKNITCYTIDEVDAISNHIKNLIQEKIAPVKGLVLVGGKSTRMGQDKSKLDYFGKPQKEIVKELLESNNLETFYSVKPLNESRGDTEKEGEISDKFINLGPFGGICSAFQKDPNTAWFVLATDVPFINATLIQLLLKHRDPSKVATAIKGKDKDFPEPLITIYEPKAYSVLLQYLAQGYSCPRKVLINSDVEILEIDDDFIRNINTPEEFKEAKKELN; from the coding sequence ATGAAAAAACATAGCAAACATACCAATTTAGAAAGAAGAGATAATGATAATTTTGCGCCCAATGAAATTGCAATTTTAGGAACAAATTGTGGAAATATTTCTGATTTAGTTCATAAGGTTTCTCAAAATTTATCGAATTATAAATTAGCTTATTTTGATGCTTCTCACGCAAAAGATGTTGCAAAAAATAAGTTGTCTGAATATGTTTTTCATCACGAAGGAAATTTACAAATAACCACTTCTGGAAATATAAATAAGTTTCAGCAACGTTTAGATTTTGCACCATTCGATTATGTTTTTATCAACGGAAATCATTATCAAGGAGCAAAGCAAATCCTAATTTTAGACGAAGCTAAAGAAGCTTCTGTATTAAAAAGATTAGAACAATTAGATCGTATTCAGTTTGTAATAAAACTAAATTCGGAATCTAAATATTTTGATTTTTTAGAGGACAAATATCCCCAGATAAAAAATATTACGTGTTACACTATTGATGAAGTTGATGCAATCTCAAATCATATTAAGAACCTAATTCAGGAAAAAATTGCTCCCGTTAAAGGATTGGTTCTCGTTGGTGGTAAAAGTACACGTATGGGGCAAGATAAATCTAAATTGGATTATTTTGGAAAGCCTCAGAAAGAAATAGTAAAAGAATTGTTAGAAAGTAACAATTTAGAAACGTTTTATTCCGTTAAACCTTTAAACGAGTCTCGAGGTGATACCGAAAAAGAAGGTGAAATCTCTGATAAGTTTATAAATTTAGGTCCGTTTGGCGGAATTTGTTCTGCTTTTCAAAAAGATCCAAATACAGCCTGGTTTGTATTGGCAACCGATGTTCCTTTTATAAATGCAACGCTTATTCAATTGCTTCTAAAACATAGAGACCCCAGTAAAGTTGCGACAGCAATTAAGGGGAAGGATAAAGATTTTCCAGAGCCTTTAATTACAATTTATGAGCCAAAAGCGTATTCTGTTTTATTACAATATTTAGCACAAGGTTATTCTTGTCCTAGAAAAGTGCTAATTAATTCGGATGTTGAAATTTTAGAAATTGATGATGATTTTATCAGAAACATAAATACTCCAGAAGAGTTTAAGGAAGCTAAAAAAGAGCTAAATTAG
- a CDS encoding PAS domain-containing sensor histidine kinase translates to MILLVLLASVLILVVTIYQYDEQTKDYNIQRFERKEATTKETIELELKNKTTYPVNTENLSKIFQERIFEISSINKLNISFYDLQGNLLKSSTASAFEKVDSNPIPVNVLKELANNSNHKILKTSEENGISFQSSFSFIHDPKFKRIGILELQFTQDNSEIEHELREFMLRLGVVYILMFLIAIAIAYFLSSYITRSIKTISEKMQQTRLNKRNEKIILDKASSEIEILVEAYNHMIDELGESAAKLAKSEREQAWREMAKQVAHEIKNPLTPMRLTVQSFERRFDPLDEKAKEKLKEFSQTLIQQIDVMSSIASAFSDFAKMPTQKKEQIELISVVKFALDIFTERYIKYYPQEEELYANLDKTQLIRVVTNLVKNAIQAVDKEENPLIEVKIFSENLNIVITVSDNGKGISEDLKDLIFEPKFTTKSSGMGLGLGMIRNIIEAYDGSISFTSKEGLGTVFTVVLPKS, encoded by the coding sequence ATGATTTTATTGGTGTTGTTGGCATCCGTATTAATTTTGGTAGTCACTATTTATCAATATGATGAACAGACAAAAGACTATAATATTCAACGTTTTGAACGTAAGGAAGCAACCACAAAAGAAACGATTGAATTAGAACTTAAAAATAAAACAACCTATCCTGTAAATACAGAAAATTTATCTAAAATATTTCAGGAGCGTATTTTTGAAATTTCGTCTATAAACAAATTGAATATTTCTTTTTACGATTTACAAGGTAATTTATTAAAATCATCCACTGCAAGTGCCTTTGAAAAAGTGGATTCAAATCCTATTCCGGTGAATGTTTTAAAGGAATTGGCAAATAATTCTAATCATAAAATATTAAAAACAAGCGAAGAAAATGGGATTAGTTTTCAATCGTCATTTTCTTTTATTCATGATCCGAAATTTAAAAGAATAGGAATATTAGAACTCCAGTTTACACAAGATAACTCAGAGATAGAACACGAATTAAGAGAATTTATGTTGAGATTAGGGGTGGTTTATATACTTATGTTCTTGATAGCTATTGCAATAGCTTATTTTTTATCAAGTTATATTACAAGGTCTATAAAAACCATTTCAGAAAAAATGCAGCAAACCCGTTTAAATAAACGGAATGAAAAAATTATTCTAGACAAGGCGAGCTCAGAAATAGAAATTTTGGTAGAGGCATACAATCACATGATTGATGAATTAGGAGAAAGTGCTGCTAAATTAGCAAAAAGTGAGCGAGAACAAGCTTGGAGAGAAATGGCAAAACAAGTAGCTCATGAAATAAAGAATCCGCTTACCCCAATGCGTTTAACCGTTCAGAGTTTTGAGCGAAGATTTGATCCTTTAGATGAAAAGGCAAAAGAGAAGTTAAAAGAATTTTCCCAAACCTTAATACAGCAAATAGATGTAATGAGTTCTATAGCTTCTGCTTTTTCTGATTTTGCAAAAATGCCAACTCAAAAGAAAGAACAAATAGAATTAATTAGTGTTGTAAAGTTTGCGCTAGATATTTTTACAGAGCGGTATATAAAATATTATCCACAAGAAGAAGAGTTATATGCTAATTTAGATAAAACTCAATTGATAAGAGTGGTAACTAATTTAGTTAAAAATGCTATTCAGGCTGTAGATAAGGAAGAAAACCCTTTAATTGAAGTTAAAATTTTCTCGGAAAATTTAAATATAGTAATTACAGTTTCAGATAATGGAAAAGGAATATCGGAAGATTTAAAAGATTTAATTTTTGAGCCTAAATTTACAACTAAATCAAGCGGAATGGGATTAGGTTTAGGTATGATAAGGAATATTATAGAGGCTTATGATGGATCTATCTCTTTTACATCTAAAGAAGGATTAGGAACTGTTTTTACTGTAGTCTTACCAAAAAGTTAA
- a CDS encoding enoyl-CoA hydratase-related protein, translated as MKFENILVEKKDSLAQITINRPKKLNALNKATIVELNAAFEDLEDDENIRAIILTGSGEKAFVAGADISEFADFSVDEGARLSKLGHHTLFDYVDNLSTPVIAAINGFALGGGLELAMSCHFRIASENAKMGLPEVSLGVIPGYGGTQRLPQLVGKGKAMEMIMTAGMISAEDAYRCGLVNHVTAQEELIPLAEKIASKITRNSSVAISAAIRAINAGFEDGINGFDVEIDEFGECFGTDDFVEGTSAFLDKRKPNF; from the coding sequence ATGAAATTTGAAAATATTTTAGTTGAGAAAAAAGATAGTTTAGCTCAAATAACTATCAACAGACCAAAAAAATTAAATGCTCTAAATAAAGCTACAATTGTTGAATTAAATGCAGCTTTTGAAGATTTAGAAGATGACGAAAATATAAGAGCAATTATTTTAACGGGTAGTGGAGAAAAAGCCTTTGTTGCAGGTGCGGATATTTCTGAATTTGCAGATTTTTCTGTAGATGAAGGAGCTAGATTATCTAAACTAGGGCATCATACTTTATTTGATTATGTAGATAACTTATCTACTCCAGTAATTGCAGCTATTAATGGTTTTGCATTAGGAGGAGGTTTAGAGTTGGCAATGTCTTGTCATTTTAGAATAGCATCAGAGAATGCAAAAATGGGGCTTCCAGAAGTTTCTTTAGGTGTGATACCTGGTTATGGTGGTACGCAACGTTTGCCTCAATTAGTTGGTAAGGGTAAAGCAATGGAAATGATTATGACTGCTGGTATGATTTCTGCTGAAGATGCATATAGATGTGGGTTGGTAAATCATGTTACTGCACAAGAAGAATTAATACCGTTAGCAGAAAAAATTGCAAGTAAAATTACAAGAAATTCTTCTGTGGCAATTTCTGCAGCAATTAGAGCAATTAATGCTGGTTTTGAGGATGGAATAAATGGTTTTGATGTAGAAATAGATGAGTTTGGAGAATGTTTTGGTACTGATGATTTTGTTGAGGGTACTTCAGCTTTTTTGGATAAGAGAAAGCCAAATTTTTAA